The sequence CCGGTCGGCGGCGGTGAAGCCGTGCTCCACGTCGAGAAGCAGGCCGGCGTGGTACTGACGGGCCAGGCCGGCCAGCGCCGCATCCCAGGCGGTGGTGTAGACCTGGGCGACCTGCCCCGGCGGCAGCGGGCCGCACGGCTGGATGGTGCAGTCGACGTGGGTGCCGACCAGGAGGATGGGCACGCGCGCGGCGGCGATCCTGCCGAGCAGCAGCCGGAGGTCGGCCACCGTCTGGGCGATCGGATAGCCGCGCATCGCCTCGGTGGTGCCGAACATGACCACCATCAGCCGGGGATGGAGCCGGAGCAGGCCGGGGAGCTGGAGGGCGACCGGCCGCGGGTGGTTGGGCTCGGAGGCGGGATCGACCATCTCGTGAGCGCTGGTGCCGCTGATCCCCGCGTTGACCACCGGGACGCCGAGGTCGCGCGCCATGTCCCAGGGGTAGCTGCGGGCGGGTGCCGGACCGTAGACGGCGGAGGTCGTGCCCGTCCCCCAGCCGTAGGTCAGGCTGTCGCCGATGGCCACGATCGGGCCGGTTCCGGCGAGGGTGAGGGCGGGGGTGGGCGTGGGCACCGGGGTCGGCACCGGGGTGGGGACGGGGGTCGGCACCGGCGTCGGCGCGGGGGTCGGCAGCGGCGTCGGCAGCGGGGTCGGCAGGGCCGTCGGCACGAAGGCCTGCGAGGCCGCCGCACCCGAGCAGGCCGACAGGAGGACCGCGGTCACGAGCAGGGCGACGGTGGACGGCAGGCGCATCGGGATCTCAGCAGGAGGGCACGCGACCGGGGAGGAGGTCGGCACCGAGGGGTCCGTCGAACCCATGAAACCATGCGCGGGATCCCAGCGGTCGCCGGTCACGAGCCGGACCCGGGCCGGTCGCGAATCGATGACCGCCGGGGGTGGTCTGGCTAGGCGGAGCCGAGCCTCGCCCACACC is a genomic window of Candidatus Dormiibacterota bacterium containing:
- a CDS encoding GDSL-type esterase/lipase family protein; the protein is MRLPSTVALLVTAVLLSACSGAAASQAFVPTALPTPLPTPLPTPAPTPVPTPVPTPVPTPVPTPTPALTLAGTGPIVAIGDSLTYGWGTGTTSAVYGPAPARSYPWDMARDLGVPVVNAGISGTSAHEMVDPASEPNHPRPVALQLPGLLRLHPRLMVVMFGTTEAMRGYPIAQTVADLRLLLGRIAAARVPILLVGTHVDCTIQPCGPLPPGQVAQVYTTAWDAALAGLARQYHAGLLLDVEHGFTAADRTDWIHGNARGYQKIATRIEASVWAWLGAA